Proteins encoded within one genomic window of Mesobacillus subterraneus:
- a CDS encoding YczE/YyaS/YitT family protein: MAFVYRTLFYIIGLIILSFGVSMTIKAGLGTGAWDALNVGLSNTVGLTPGSWVVIVGIVMIFVNAALVKRRPDLAAIITLLITGVLIDFWLLRVFEDMVVTGYAKQFGVFILGMVALSFGLAVYLQPKFPLIPIDNFMMALRERFGLNLMVAKTLGEVFALSAAFIFKGPIGIGTLIVTFAIGPLIQLFYPYCEKLYNKLITSAR, from the coding sequence ATGGCTTTTGTTTATCGCACTCTATTTTACATCATTGGGTTAATCATTCTGTCTTTTGGAGTATCGATGACCATCAAGGCTGGATTGGGGACAGGTGCATGGGATGCACTCAATGTCGGTTTATCAAATACTGTAGGACTGACACCTGGAAGCTGGGTTGTGATCGTGGGAATCGTCATGATTTTCGTCAATGCGGCTTTAGTAAAAAGACGTCCGGATCTAGCTGCGATTATCACGCTGCTTATCACTGGTGTGCTCATTGACTTCTGGCTGCTGCGTGTGTTCGAAGACATGGTAGTTACCGGCTATGCAAAGCAATTTGGAGTCTTTATTTTGGGAATGGTCGCACTAAGCTTTGGTCTTGCGGTCTACCTCCAGCCGAAATTCCCATTGATTCCTATCGACAATTTCATGATGGCGTTAAGGGAACGGTTCGGCCTTAATCTGATGGTAGCCAAAACGCTTGGTGAAGTATTTGCTTTATCTGCTGCATTCATTTTTAAAGGACCAATCGGCATCGGAACTTTAATAGTAACTTTCGCAATCGGTCCGCTGATTCAACTATTCTATCCTTACTGTGAAAAATTATATAACAAGCTGATCACATCTGCGCGTTAA
- a CDS encoding OsmC family protein: protein MEFKMKPDVGFFTEVGIGRLDVAGDEQYGIRPYQLLVSSVAVCSGGVLRKVLEKMRMDVKDIHIQADAERVEEEANRVSKITVHFRIAGNNLDEKKIEKAMALTRKNCSMVQSVIGSIEVEETFEIVQ, encoded by the coding sequence ATGGAATTTAAAATGAAACCGGATGTAGGTTTTTTTACAGAAGTAGGCATTGGAAGACTGGATGTTGCTGGTGACGAGCAATACGGCATTAGACCTTACCAGCTGCTCGTCTCATCTGTTGCGGTGTGCAGCGGCGGAGTTCTTCGCAAGGTTTTGGAAAAAATGAGAATGGACGTCAAGGATATACATATCCAGGCTGATGCTGAACGTGTCGAAGAGGAAGCGAACAGAGTAAGCAAGATTACCGTCCATTTCCGCATTGCCGGCAACAATCTGGATGAAAAGAAAATCGAAAAGGCAATGGCGTTGACAAGGAAGAACTGTTCAATGGTCCAATCGGTAATTGGCAGCATCGAAGTTGAAGAAACGTTTGAAATCGTTCAATAA
- a CDS encoding MFS transporter translates to MNISKKLRFWILVSIVAISGFSQGMLLPLIAIIFEQDGVSSSMNGFHATGLYLGILIASPLMEAPLRRFGYKPIILIGGFTVAISLALFPLWKSFWFWFLLRLAIGIGDHMLHFATQTWITSFSPKDRLGRNISLYGLFFGLGFAAGPLMTGFVKINTTLPFVISSVISLAAWLTVWLLKNERPEHDTDSSSFFGTMRRFGKVFKYAWVAFLPPFGYGFLEASLNGNFPVYAMRTGIGVDAVALLLPAFAIGGILSQLPLGILSDKLGRRNVLITVTLAGFISFTAAGLLENSTTGLLICFFIAGTVVGSTFSLGISYMADLLPKQLLPAGNLMCGIFFSFGSISGPFIGGLAIQWLKGISFFYVISTILLLIFIALVAVRHDGSSHQTNTA, encoded by the coding sequence ATGAATATAAGTAAGAAGCTTCGTTTCTGGATTTTGGTCAGCATAGTCGCGATTTCAGGATTTTCACAGGGAATGCTGCTTCCATTGATTGCAATTATTTTTGAACAGGACGGCGTGTCGTCATCGATGAATGGATTTCACGCCACAGGCCTGTATTTAGGGATATTGATCGCTTCACCATTAATGGAAGCGCCGCTCCGCAGGTTTGGCTACAAGCCGATCATTCTTATCGGCGGCTTTACGGTAGCCATTTCCCTCGCTTTATTTCCATTATGGAAATCCTTTTGGTTCTGGTTTTTGTTAAGGCTGGCAATCGGGATTGGCGATCACATGCTTCATTTTGCCACACAGACATGGATTACTTCTTTTTCACCTAAAGACCGTCTTGGAAGGAATATTTCCCTCTACGGTTTGTTCTTTGGACTGGGGTTCGCCGCTGGACCGTTGATGACTGGTTTTGTAAAAATAAACACTACCCTGCCTTTCGTCATTTCCTCTGTGATCAGCCTTGCCGCCTGGCTGACCGTCTGGCTTCTGAAAAATGAACGGCCCGAACATGACACGGACAGCAGTTCATTCTTTGGGACAATGAGAAGGTTTGGAAAAGTATTTAAATATGCCTGGGTTGCATTCCTGCCTCCATTTGGTTATGGGTTCTTGGAAGCGAGCTTAAACGGCAATTTCCCTGTCTATGCCATGAGAACAGGGATCGGCGTCGATGCGGTGGCGCTGTTGCTTCCGGCCTTCGCGATCGGAGGGATCCTTTCCCAGCTTCCGTTAGGTATATTAAGTGATAAGCTCGGCCGGAGGAATGTGTTGATCACCGTCACACTAGCCGGCTTCATCAGTTTTACCGCCGCAGGCTTGCTCGAAAATTCGACTACCGGACTGCTTATTTGCTTCTTTATTGCGGGAACGGTTGTAGGATCAACATTCTCTCTTGGCATCAGCTATATGGCAGACCTGCTGCCGAAACAGCTGCTGCCAGCAGGCAATCTGATGTGCGGCATTTTCTTCAGCTTCGGCAGCATCAGCGGCCCTTTTATTGGGGGACTGGCGATTCAATGGCTTAAAGGCATCAGTTTCTTTTACGTGATCAGCACGATACTGCTCTTGATTTTCATTGCCCTTGTTGCCGTTCGTCATGATGGATCCTCACATCAGACAAATACTGCATAA
- a CDS encoding DMT family transporter translates to MTTKDFFTHPLGIAASAAGATLLWGSAFPFIKLSYIRLDIKPEEMGEQMLFAGYRFLLAGLLILVMFLLLKRNMKFRPETTKSLLKIGLFQTFLQYVLFYIGLSYSTGIQGSIIAGTTSFFQILLAHFLYPDDRMSRLKVAGLMVGFTGVIFANWPNGDYEISFGIGEILLMGAMMAGAYGNILAKQGSGKMEVIYLTAYQMILGSLGLIAIGAFSVGLAPFDFDLKSGLMLLYLAFLSAAGFILWNNIMKYNQVGKVSLYLFLVPVFGVMLSALLLDEPLHYFIIAGLILVVTGIVLVNRPARKRNSLPAK, encoded by the coding sequence ATGACAACTAAAGACTTTTTTACACACCCGCTTGGAATTGCTGCTTCAGCTGCAGGGGCGACACTCCTATGGGGAAGTGCCTTCCCATTTATAAAATTGAGCTATATCAGACTTGATATCAAGCCGGAAGAAATGGGTGAACAGATGCTGTTTGCAGGATACCGCTTCCTGCTAGCCGGACTGCTGATCCTCGTTATGTTCCTGCTATTAAAAAGGAATATGAAGTTCAGGCCGGAGACGACAAAGTCTCTTCTGAAAATTGGCCTGTTCCAGACGTTTCTCCAATACGTCCTCTTCTATATCGGACTTAGTTATTCAACGGGAATCCAGGGTTCCATCATTGCCGGCACAACTTCATTTTTCCAGATCCTGCTTGCGCATTTTCTTTATCCTGATGACAGGATGAGCCGTTTGAAGGTTGCTGGGTTGATGGTTGGATTCACCGGGGTCATTTTTGCGAATTGGCCAAATGGGGATTACGAAATCAGCTTCGGGATCGGTGAAATCCTGCTGATGGGAGCAATGATGGCTGGCGCCTACGGTAATATTCTTGCCAAGCAGGGCAGCGGCAAAATGGAGGTCATTTATTTAACAGCTTACCAGATGATTTTAGGATCCCTCGGTTTGATTGCGATTGGCGCTTTTTCCGTCGGGCTTGCTCCATTCGATTTCGACCTTAAGTCCGGATTGATGCTTCTGTATCTTGCATTCTTATCAGCGGCAGGCTTTATTTTATGGAACAATATCATGAAATACAACCAGGTCGGCAAAGTGTCTCTTTACTTGTTCCTGGTTCCTGTATTCGGTGTGATGTTATCAGCACTCCTGTTAGACGAACCGCTACATTATTTTATCATAGCCGGATTAATATTGGTGGTGACAGGAATCGTTCTTGTCAACCGGCCTGCTCGAAAAAGAAACAGCCTCCCTGCGAAATAA